In a single window of the Streptomyces sp. CGMCC 4.7035 genome:
- the hemG gene encoding protoporphyrinogen oxidase, translating to MSAREAARAGAGHVVVIGGGIAGLAAAHRLLERGVRVTVLEASDRVGGKLLPGEIAGVRVDLGAESMLARRPEAVALAREVGLTDRLQPPATSTASIWTRGALRPMPKGHVMGVPGTASALSGVLSDEGLRRIERDARLPRTEVGDDAAVGEYVAARLGREVVDRLVEPLLGGVYAGDAYRISMRSAVPQLFQAAQAHDSLTEAVRAIQTKAAAAPQQQGPVFMGIEGGVGGLPLAVAESVRARGGEILLKTTADGLNRTSEGWEVLIESQALEADAVIVAAPAPEAARLLGTASPGAAAELRTVEYASMALVTLAYRRADTALPDGSGFLVPPVDGRTIKASTFASQKWGWIADEDPDVVVLRTSVGRYGETEILRREDADLVSVSRHDLREATGLDAAPVATRVTRWTDGLPQYPVGHHARVARIREHVAKLPGLAVCGAAYDGVGIPACIASAYAAVDQLGGDLRGVQELTANPVQSLHGGAGE from the coding sequence ATGAGCGCAAGGGAAGCCGCCCGTGCGGGCGCGGGGCATGTCGTCGTCATCGGAGGCGGGATCGCGGGGCTGGCCGCGGCCCACCGGCTCCTGGAGCGGGGTGTGCGAGTCACGGTCCTGGAGGCGTCGGACCGGGTCGGCGGCAAGCTGCTGCCCGGCGAGATCGCGGGCGTGCGGGTCGATCTCGGAGCCGAGTCGATGCTCGCGCGGCGGCCCGAGGCGGTGGCGCTCGCCCGCGAGGTGGGTCTCACGGACCGCCTGCAGCCCCCGGCCACGTCGACGGCCTCCATCTGGACCCGCGGCGCGCTGCGCCCGATGCCCAAGGGGCATGTCATGGGCGTCCCCGGCACGGCGTCCGCGCTCTCCGGCGTCCTGTCCGACGAGGGCCTGCGGCGCATCGAGCGCGACGCCCGGCTGCCGCGCACGGAGGTCGGCGACGATGCGGCGGTGGGGGAGTACGTGGCGGCGCGCCTCGGCCGGGAGGTCGTCGACCGCCTGGTGGAGCCGCTGCTCGGCGGGGTGTACGCGGGTGACGCGTACCGCATCTCGATGCGCTCGGCCGTCCCGCAGCTCTTCCAGGCCGCCCAGGCACACGATTCGCTGACGGAGGCGGTCCGCGCCATCCAGACGAAGGCGGCCGCGGCCCCGCAGCAGCAGGGCCCGGTGTTCATGGGCATCGAGGGCGGCGTCGGCGGGCTCCCGCTCGCCGTCGCGGAGTCGGTGCGGGCCCGGGGCGGCGAGATCCTCCTGAAGACCACGGCGGACGGGCTGAACCGCACCTCCGAGGGATGGGAGGTCCTCATCGAGAGCCAGGCCCTGGAGGCGGACGCGGTGATCGTCGCCGCTCCCGCCCCTGAGGCCGCCCGCCTGCTGGGCACCGCGTCCCCCGGGGCCGCCGCCGAGCTGCGCACCGTCGAGTACGCCTCCATGGCCCTCGTCACCCTCGCCTACCGCCGCGCCGACACCGCCCTGCCCGACGGCAGCGGCTTCCTCGTCCCGCCGGTCGACGGGCGCACGATCAAGGCGTCGACCTTCGCCTCCCAGAAGTGGGGCTGGATCGCCGACGAGGACCCCGACGTGGTCGTCCTGAGGACGTCCGTCGGCCGGTACGGCGAGACGGAGATCCTTCGGCGCGAGGACGCCGACCTCGTGTCCGTCTCACGGCACGACCTGCGCGAGGCGACCGGCCTGGACGCCGCCCCGGTGGCCACCCGCGTCACCCGCTGGACCGACGGCCTGCCCCAGTACCCCGTCGGCCACCACGCGCGCGTGGCCCGCATCCGCGAGCACGTCGCGAAGCTCCCGGGCCTCGCCGTGTGC
- a CDS encoding DUF4349 domain-containing protein, producing MHTPRTVRPVQVLAATLLAATLALAGCGADDKGGAASDSAAKAAVPGAERQPAADGATGSDAKARRDSTPKLTANNIIRTASLTVQVKDVPKALDEARATVENAGGFVGNESTSRDAEGHERTRVVLRVPTGKYDEVLGALQGAGKLIDRTAKAEDVTDQVVDVESRIKSQRASVARVRELMDKATKLSDVVTLEGELSSRESDLEALLARQASLKDRTSLATITLSLSETPVKKAAQDNGPGFVDALAGGWHVFVAMLRWIALAIGAALPFVVLAALLALLWTRIVRPRLPRRPAPAPAPAASALGGFPVARTAPEPSGEQEGRGEQD from the coding sequence ATGCACACTCCACGCACCGTACGGCCCGTCCAGGTGCTGGCCGCGACGCTGCTCGCCGCCACGCTCGCGCTCGCGGGCTGCGGCGCCGACGACAAGGGGGGCGCCGCCAGTGACAGCGCGGCCAAGGCCGCCGTGCCCGGCGCCGAGCGTCAGCCCGCCGCCGACGGCGCCACGGGCAGCGACGCGAAGGCCCGCCGCGACAGCACGCCCAAGCTCACCGCGAACAACATCATCCGTACGGCGTCCCTGACCGTGCAGGTGAAGGACGTGCCCAAGGCACTCGACGAGGCACGGGCGACCGTCGAGAACGCGGGCGGGTTCGTCGGTAACGAGAGCACCAGCCGGGACGCCGAGGGCCACGAGCGCACCCGGGTCGTGCTGCGCGTGCCCACCGGGAAGTACGACGAGGTGCTCGGCGCACTTCAGGGCGCGGGCAAGCTCATCGACCGCACCGCCAAGGCCGAGGACGTCACCGACCAGGTCGTCGACGTGGAGAGCCGCATCAAGTCGCAGCGCGCCAGCGTGGCACGGGTGCGCGAGCTGATGGACAAAGCGACCAAGCTCAGCGATGTGGTCACGCTGGAAGGGGAGTTGAGTTCACGCGAGTCCGACCTGGAGGCGCTGCTCGCCCGGCAGGCGTCCCTGAAGGACCGCACCAGCCTGGCCACCATCACGCTCTCGCTGTCCGAGACCCCGGTGAAGAAGGCGGCGCAGGACAACGGGCCGGGTTTCGTGGACGCGCTGGCGGGCGGCTGGCATGTGTTCGTCGCGATGCTGCGGTGGATCGCCCTGGCGATCGGCGCGGCGCTCCCGTTCGTGGTGCTCGCGGCGCTGCTCGCGCTGCTGTGGACGCGGATCGTGCGTCCGCGTCTGCCGCGCCGCCCGGCACCCGCACCGGCACCCGCCGCGAGCGCGCTCGGCGGGTTCCCCGTGGCCCGTACGGCACCGGAGCCCTCCGGTGAGCAGGAGGGGCGGGGCGAGCAGGACTGA